A region of Chloracidobacterium sp. DNA encodes the following proteins:
- the xseB gene encoding exodeoxyribonuclease VII small subunit yields MVMEKSFETSLAELEKIVGKLESGDLPLEQSLELFEKGIKLSRECRERLAKAERRIEILMKDSNGNLTAEEFLPESSRG; encoded by the coding sequence ATAGTTATGGAAAAGTCATTTGAAACATCGCTCGCCGAGCTGGAGAAAATTGTTGGCAAACTCGAGAGCGGCGATCTGCCGCTTGAGCAGAGCCTTGAGTTGTTTGAGAAGGGAATCAAGCTTTCGCGCGAGTGCCGTGAGCGGCTCGCAAAGGCAGAGCGTCGAATAGAAATATTGATGAAAGACTCTAATGGAAATCTCACCGCCGAAGAATTTTTGCCGGAATCGTCACGTGGTTAG
- the xseA gene encoding exodeoxyribonuclease VII large subunit, with the protein MEAPLLQFLLDETERRPMTVSELNAEVRESIERQFASVWVEGEVVNFVAAGSGHWYFNLNDGDAQIKCVCWKGTNYRIRFKPQNGVTVRLRGRLSFYEARGETQIVVESLEPSGEGALAAAYQQIKAKLDAEGLFAEEIKRPIPFLPRKVGVITSKSGAAYHDILTVLTRRAQSVSVLLIPALVQGEGSADSIRAAVNGVNAYNRTLDEHERIDVLIVGRGGGSAEDLWAFNDEMLARAIRASEIPVISAVGHEIDVTIADFVADMRAATPSAAAEIVAGREEDIIHDLHACEERLMGMLDYKMLDAKTQVREAVSNLQYSFSASVQRANSRFADVTARLTPATLSAKAIAIRNLLESLEQRRKFAIEQALNLKSENLKLQMAKLDALSPLAVLTRGYSITQTDDGSVLRDASTVKPGDKLKIRLERGKLNAEVLSSE; encoded by the coding sequence ATGGAAGCTCCGCTTTTACAATTTCTATTAGACGAAACAGAACGACGGCCGATGACTGTGTCGGAGTTGAATGCTGAGGTGCGCGAGAGTATTGAGCGGCAATTTGCTTCGGTTTGGGTTGAGGGTGAGGTCGTTAATTTTGTTGCGGCGGGTTCGGGGCATTGGTATTTTAATTTGAACGACGGCGATGCGCAGATAAAGTGTGTTTGCTGGAAGGGCACGAATTACCGCATTCGATTTAAGCCGCAGAACGGTGTCACGGTGCGTCTTCGCGGGCGGCTGAGTTTTTATGAGGCTCGCGGTGAGACGCAGATCGTTGTTGAATCACTTGAGCCTTCGGGCGAAGGTGCGCTTGCGGCGGCTTATCAGCAGATCAAGGCAAAGCTTGATGCGGAAGGGCTATTTGCGGAAGAAATAAAACGCCCGATACCTTTTCTGCCGCGAAAGGTTGGCGTTATTACGAGCAAAAGCGGTGCGGCTTATCACGATATTCTTACGGTTTTGACGCGTCGTGCGCAGTCGGTGAGTGTGTTGCTTATACCGGCGCTGGTGCAGGGCGAAGGCTCGGCGGACAGTATTCGCGCGGCGGTGAATGGCGTGAATGCGTATAACCGAACGCTCGATGAACATGAGCGCATTGACGTACTCATCGTCGGACGCGGCGGTGGCTCGGCGGAAGATCTTTGGGCGTTTAATGACGAGATGCTTGCCCGTGCGATCAGGGCGAGCGAAATACCTGTGATCTCGGCGGTCGGGCATGAGATCGATGTGACGATAGCGGATTTTGTCGCCGATATGCGAGCCGCGACGCCTTCGGCGGCGGCTGAGATCGTTGCGGGCCGCGAAGAAGATATTATTCACGATCTTCACGCTTGCGAAGAGAGATTGATGGGCATGTTGGATTACAAGATGCTCGATGCGAAGACACAGGTTCGCGAAGCTGTCAGCAATTTGCAGTATTCATTTTCGGCTTCTGTTCAACGGGCGAATTCCCGGTTTGCTGATGTTACAGCTCGGCTGACGCCAGCGACATTATCGGCAAAGGCTATTGCGATCAGAAACTTGCTTGAAAGTCTTGAACAGCGACGGAAATTTGCGATCGAACAGGCTTTAAATTTGAAATCTGAAAATTTGAAATTACAAATGGCGAAACTTGATGCTCTTTCGCCTTTGGCAGTGCTGACGCGTGGTTATTCGATAACTCAAACTGATGATGGGAGCGTCTTACGCGACGCTTCGACCGTTAAACCTGGCGACAAATTGAAAATACGTTTAGAGCGTGGGAAACTAAACGCCGAGGTTTTGTCATCTGAATAA